One window of Cellulomonas shaoxiangyii genomic DNA carries:
- the scpB gene encoding SMC-Scp complex subunit ScpB — protein MSEQQVRADGNGADAQGPGGAVDGADDPDALAFDVEALPGGALAALEAVLMVADEPIPAVRLATALALPTERVEALLDELAAEYRGERGGRVRGFELRRAGAGWRVYSAPAYGDVVGRFVVDGQTARLTQAALETLAVVAYRQPVTRGQVSAVRGVNVDGVMRTLTTRGLVAEVGTEPASGAVLYGTTGYFLERMGLSDLDELPPLAPYLPDIDGLDGVDTAEGRESRR, from the coding sequence ATGAGCGAGCAGCAGGTGCGGGCCGACGGCAACGGTGCCGACGCGCAGGGTCCCGGGGGCGCCGTCGACGGCGCCGACGACCCGGACGCGCTGGCGTTCGACGTCGAGGCGCTGCCCGGTGGCGCGCTCGCGGCCCTGGAGGCGGTGCTCATGGTCGCGGACGAGCCGATCCCGGCCGTGCGGCTCGCGACGGCGCTGGCGCTGCCGACCGAGCGCGTCGAGGCGCTGCTCGACGAGCTCGCCGCGGAGTACCGCGGCGAGCGCGGCGGGCGCGTCCGCGGCTTCGAGCTGCGGCGGGCCGGGGCGGGGTGGCGGGTCTACTCCGCGCCCGCGTACGGCGACGTCGTCGGGCGCTTCGTCGTGGACGGGCAGACGGCCCGGCTCACGCAGGCGGCGCTGGAGACGCTGGCGGTGGTCGCGTACCGGCAGCCGGTGACGCGCGGGCAGGTCTCCGCGGTGCGCGGGGTCAACGTGGACGGCGTCATGCGCACGCTCACGACCCGGGGACTGGTCGCCGAGGTGGGCACGGAACCGGCGAGCGGTGCGGTCCTCTACGGGACCACGGGATACTTCTTGGAGCGGATGGGCCTGTCGGACCTCGACGAGCTGCCCCCGCTGGCGCCGTACCTGCCCGACATCGACGGGCTCGACGGCGTCGACACGGCTGAAGGACGGGAGAGCAGACGATGA
- a CDS encoding lysophospholipid acyltransferase family protein: MSAGREVPGAPTQVPGWARAIGRALVHGVWDTQVVGADRVPADGPLLIAANHVSLADGPLLVGAAPRPLHVLVKQEMFHGPVGRVLRGAGQIPVDRGMGRPALQSALAVLRRGGAVGIFPEGNRGRGSVEDARAGIAWLAVHSGAPVVPAAILGTRRTGEPLGHLPGLRRRLVVEFGEPLDLAADGVSRRESVALGAQRVRTALAALVAGTSARTGITLPGDDVRAPSA; encoded by the coding sequence GTGAGCGCCGGGCGGGAGGTTCCGGGGGCGCCGACCCAGGTGCCGGGGTGGGCCCGCGCGATCGGGCGCGCCCTCGTGCACGGCGTGTGGGACACGCAGGTCGTCGGGGCGGACCGCGTGCCGGCGGACGGCCCGCTGCTGATCGCCGCGAACCACGTCTCTCTCGCCGACGGGCCGCTGCTCGTCGGCGCGGCCCCGCGGCCGCTGCACGTGCTCGTGAAGCAGGAGATGTTCCACGGTCCGGTCGGCCGCGTGCTGCGCGGCGCCGGGCAGATCCCGGTCGACCGCGGCATGGGGCGGCCGGCGCTGCAGAGCGCGCTCGCCGTGCTGCGCCGCGGCGGCGCCGTGGGGATCTTCCCCGAGGGCAACCGTGGGCGCGGGTCGGTCGAGGACGCGCGGGCCGGGATCGCGTGGCTCGCCGTGCACTCGGGTGCGCCGGTCGTGCCCGCGGCGATCCTGGGCACGCGCCGCACGGGGGAGCCGCTCGGGCACCTGCCGGGGCTGCGGCGCCGCCTCGTCGTCGAGTTCGGCGAGCCGCTCGACCTCGCGGCGGACGGCGTGAGCCGGCGCGAGAGCGTCGCGCTCGGCGCCCAGCGGGTCCGCACGGCGCTCGCGGCGCTCGTCGCCGGGACGTCGGCGCGCACGGGCATCACCCTGCCCGGCGACGACGTGCGGGCACCGTCGGCCTGA
- a CDS encoding heme o synthase produces the protein MAARLRWAVGPYVALTKPRVIELLLVTTIPTMFLAAGGFPPLGLVVATLVGGAGAAGAANTLNQYLDRDIDAVMNRTRRRPIVTGRVSPRAALVFGNVLGAVSLAWLWFAVNPASALFTGAAIAIYVVGYTMILKRRTPQNIVWGGAAGCMPVVIGWSAVTGGVSWSALLLFGVVFFWTPPHYWPLSMKFRRDYAAAGVPMLPVVAADTRVAWEMIAYTVAMIACSLLLVPVAGMTWVYAVVAAALGLWFLWSCVQLLRRAQDPQRGPLKAMSVFHGSITYLTLLSVAIAVDVFLPL, from the coding sequence CTGGCGGCGCGTCTGCGGTGGGCGGTCGGGCCCTACGTCGCGCTGACGAAGCCGCGGGTCATCGAGCTGCTGCTCGTCACCACCATCCCCACGATGTTCCTCGCGGCCGGCGGCTTCCCGCCCCTCGGGCTCGTCGTGGCGACGCTGGTGGGCGGCGCGGGCGCGGCCGGGGCCGCGAACACGCTCAACCAGTACCTCGACCGCGACATCGACGCGGTGATGAACCGCACCCGCCGGCGGCCGATCGTGACCGGACGCGTGTCGCCGCGCGCCGCGCTGGTGTTCGGCAACGTGCTCGGCGCCGTCTCGCTCGCGTGGCTGTGGTTCGCGGTCAACCCGGCGTCCGCCCTGTTCACGGGTGCGGCCATCGCGATCTACGTCGTCGGCTACACGATGATCCTCAAGCGCCGCACGCCGCAGAACATCGTGTGGGGCGGCGCGGCCGGGTGCATGCCCGTCGTCATCGGCTGGTCGGCCGTCACGGGCGGCGTGTCCTGGTCGGCCCTGCTCCTGTTCGGGGTCGTCTTCTTCTGGACCCCGCCGCACTACTGGCCGCTGTCGATGAAGTTCCGGCGCGACTACGCCGCCGCGGGCGTGCCGATGCTCCCCGTGGTGGCCGCCGACACGCGCGTGGCGTGGGAGATGATCGCCTACACCGTCGCGATGATCGCCTGCTCGCTGCTGCTCGTCCCGGTCGCGGGCATGACCTGGGTGTACGCCGTCGTCGCCGCCGCCCTGGGTCTGTGGTTCCTGTGGAGCTGCGTGCAGCTCCTGCGCCGGGCGCAGGACCCGCAGCGCGGCCCGCTCAAGGCGATGTCCGTCTTCCACGGCTCGATCACGTACCTGACGCTGCTGTCGGTCGCGATCGCGGTGGACGTCTTCCTCCCGCTGTGA
- a CDS encoding prephenate dehydrogenase, which translates to MSIATTGPVRVVGTGLLGTSVGLALTQHGVPVQLADPSRTALALARDVGAGQPVTPGDAEPVLVVVAAPPDVTADAVRDALAAHPDAVVTDVASVKGYVLSELRAWGADLTRYVGSHPMAGRERSGPSAAVPDLFLGRPWVIADSGASSDAALLAVRHLAVDLGAVPVGMDAHEHDAAVAVVSHVPQIASSLVAARLRGLGDAALGLAGQGLRDVTRLAASDPALWTSILAANADAVHGVLAGLRDDLDVLLGALALAAKADGPEQVELGALAAIARAIADGNAGVARVPGKHGGATKHYAVVTVLVPDRPGELARLFGDVGAADVNIEDLSLEHAAGRPVGMAAISVLPARAEHLEAELTARGWRLVS; encoded by the coding sequence GTGAGCATCGCCACCACCGGGCCGGTGCGGGTGGTCGGCACGGGCCTGCTGGGCACGTCGGTCGGGCTCGCCCTGACGCAGCACGGCGTGCCCGTGCAGCTCGCGGACCCGTCGCGCACGGCTCTCGCGCTCGCCCGGGACGTCGGGGCCGGGCAGCCCGTGACGCCGGGCGACGCCGAGCCGGTGCTCGTCGTCGTCGCGGCTCCGCCCGACGTGACGGCCGACGCCGTGCGCGACGCGCTCGCGGCGCACCCCGACGCGGTCGTGACGGACGTCGCGAGCGTGAAGGGCTACGTGCTCTCCGAGCTGCGCGCGTGGGGTGCGGACCTGACGCGGTACGTCGGCTCGCACCCGATGGCCGGGCGCGAGCGGTCGGGACCGTCGGCGGCCGTGCCGGACCTGTTCCTCGGCCGGCCGTGGGTGATCGCGGACTCGGGGGCGTCCTCGGACGCGGCGCTCCTCGCGGTGCGCCACCTGGCGGTCGACCTCGGCGCCGTGCCCGTCGGCATGGACGCGCACGAGCACGACGCCGCGGTGGCGGTCGTCTCCCACGTGCCGCAGATCGCGTCGAGCCTGGTCGCGGCGCGCCTGCGCGGGCTCGGCGACGCGGCGCTGGGGCTCGCCGGGCAGGGCCTGCGCGACGTCACGCGCCTCGCCGCGTCGGACCCGGCGCTGTGGACGTCGATCCTCGCTGCGAACGCCGACGCGGTCCACGGCGTCCTGGCCGGGCTGCGCGACGACCTGGATGTGCTGCTCGGTGCGCTGGCGCTCGCCGCGAAGGCCGACGGACCGGAGCAGGTCGAGCTCGGCGCGCTCGCGGCGATCGCCCGCGCCATCGCGGACGGCAACGCCGGCGTCGCCCGCGTGCCGGGCAAGCACGGCGGCGCCACCAAGCACTACGCGGTGGTCACGGTGCTGGTCCCGGACCGGCCCGGCGAGCTCGCCCGCCTGTTCGGCGACGTGGGCGCCGCGGACGTCAACATCGAGGACCTGAGCCTCGAGCACGCCGCCGGCCGGCCGGTCGGCATGGCGGCGATCTCGGTGCTGCCGGCGCGCGCCGAGCACCTGGAGGCCGAGCTGACCGCTCGGGGATGGAGGCTGGTGAGTTGA
- the cmk gene encoding (d)CMP kinase: protein MEAGELSTVVAVDGPSGSGKSSVSKEVARRLGLAYLDTGAMYRAATWWCLDQGVPLADARAVADAVRGLPLEMGVDPDDPTVRVGGTDVTADIRETRISAAVSAVATNLDARAELGRRQRAAIDAERTAGWSGGRGVVAEGRDITTVVAPDADVRVLLTASEEARLARRARELHGTADAAAVAATRDQVVRRDADDSTVVQFQVAADGVVTVDSSHLDLPGTVQAVLDVVQRALAARR from the coding sequence ATGGAGGCTGGTGAGTTGAGCACCGTCGTGGCGGTGGACGGCCCGTCCGGGTCGGGCAAGTCGAGCGTGTCGAAGGAGGTGGCGCGCCGGCTCGGGCTGGCGTACCTCGACACGGGGGCGATGTACCGGGCGGCGACCTGGTGGTGCCTCGACCAGGGCGTGCCGCTCGCCGACGCGCGGGCCGTCGCGGACGCCGTCCGCGGGCTGCCGCTGGAGATGGGCGTCGACCCGGACGACCCGACCGTGCGCGTCGGTGGGACGGACGTCACCGCGGACATCCGCGAGACCCGCATCTCCGCCGCCGTCAGCGCCGTCGCGACGAACCTCGACGCGCGCGCCGAGCTCGGACGCCGGCAGCGCGCCGCGATCGATGCCGAGCGCACCGCCGGCTGGTCGGGCGGGCGCGGCGTGGTCGCCGAGGGCCGCGACATCACCACCGTGGTCGCGCCGGACGCGGACGTGCGCGTCCTGCTGACCGCGAGCGAGGAGGCCCGGCTCGCCCGCCGCGCGCGCGAGCTGCACGGCACCGCGGACGCGGCCGCCGTCGCCGCGACGCGGGACCAGGTCGTGCGCCGTGACGCCGACGACTCGACCGTCGTGCAGTTCCAGGTCGCGGCCGACGGGGTCGTGACGGTCGACTCGTCGCACCTGGACCTGCCCGGCACCGTGCAGGCGGTGCTCGACGTCGTCCAGCGGGCGCTCGCGGCCCGCCGGTGA
- a CDS encoding ParA family protein, whose protein sequence is MSQETTEQQRDAVGRPLPHFAVPAPLASHGPARVIAMCNQKGGVGKTTTTINLAAALAEYGRRVLIVDFDPQGAASVGLGISPHELDRTVYNLLMERDADIHEMIRPTSVDGLDLLPANIDLSAAEVQLVGEVARESVLSRVLRPVLDEYDVVLVDCQPSLGLLTVNALTAAHGVLIPLECEFFALRGVALLVETIEKVRDRLNPRLEVDGILATMYDSRTLHAREVVARVHEAFGDTLLHTIIGRTVKFPDATVAAEPITVYAPTHAGAAAYRQLARELVARGDAA, encoded by the coding sequence ATGAGCCAGGAGACGACCGAGCAGCAGCGGGACGCCGTGGGGCGTCCGCTGCCCCACTTCGCGGTCCCGGCGCCGCTCGCGTCGCACGGCCCCGCGCGCGTCATCGCGATGTGCAACCAGAAGGGCGGCGTCGGCAAGACGACGACGACCATCAACCTGGCCGCGGCGCTCGCCGAGTACGGCCGCCGCGTGCTGATCGTCGACTTCGACCCGCAGGGCGCCGCCTCGGTCGGCCTGGGGATCAGCCCGCACGAGCTGGACCGCACGGTCTACAACCTGCTGATGGAGCGGGACGCCGACATCCACGAGATGATCCGGCCGACCTCCGTCGACGGCCTGGACCTGCTGCCCGCCAACATCGACCTGTCCGCGGCCGAGGTGCAGCTGGTCGGCGAGGTCGCCCGCGAGTCCGTGCTCAGCCGGGTCCTGCGGCCCGTGCTGGACGAGTACGACGTCGTGCTCGTCGACTGCCAGCCGTCCCTCGGTCTGCTGACCGTGAACGCGCTGACCGCGGCGCACGGCGTGCTCATCCCGCTCGAGTGCGAGTTCTTCGCCCTGCGCGGGGTCGCGCTGCTCGTCGAGACCATCGAGAAGGTCCGCGACCGGCTGAACCCGCGGCTCGAGGTCGACGGCATCCTCGCCACGATGTACGACTCGCGCACGCTGCACGCGCGTGAGGTCGTGGCGCGCGTGCACGAGGCGTTCGGCGACACCCTGCTGCACACGATCATCGGCCGCACCGTGAAGTTCCCGGACGCGACCGTCGCCGCCGAGCCGATCACCGTGTACGCGCCGACGCACGCCGGTGCCGCGGCGTACCGCCAGCTCGCGCGCGAGCTCGTGGCGCGTGGCGACGCCGCCTGA
- a CDS encoding pseudouridine synthase, which produces MSGGGRGHRGRGGAPAGASGGGARGGRGGQGGGRPGAGRGGAAGGAARRPQRRPTPEPVDVHDPDGVRLQKVLATAGLGSRRACEELIASGRVTVDDQVVTELGVRVSPTSAVIHVDGMRVQLDSAMVTLALNKPKGVVSTMHDPEGRPSVAQYVQDRTERLFHVGRLDADSEGLLLLTNDGDLANRLSHPSHGVPKTYLVELEGRVTAALGNRMRAGIELEDGTVTVDDFKVVQTTPQASLVEVVLHEGRNRVVRRMFDEVGHPVTRLVRTKIGPIRLGDLRPGRTRVLSRTEVGSLMTSVGM; this is translated from the coding sequence ATGAGTGGCGGAGGTCGCGGGCACCGCGGACGCGGGGGTGCGCCTGCGGGTGCGAGCGGAGGCGGCGCGCGGGGCGGCCGCGGAGGACAGGGCGGCGGACGGCCGGGCGCCGGACGCGGCGGAGCGGCGGGCGGCGCGGCACGACGGCCGCAGCGGCGTCCCACGCCGGAGCCGGTCGACGTGCACGACCCCGACGGCGTGCGCCTGCAGAAGGTGCTCGCCACGGCGGGTCTCGGGTCGCGGCGCGCGTGCGAGGAGCTGATCGCGTCCGGGCGCGTGACGGTCGACGACCAGGTCGTCACGGAGCTGGGCGTGCGCGTCAGCCCGACCAGCGCGGTGATCCACGTCGACGGCATGCGCGTGCAGCTGGACTCGGCGATGGTGACGCTCGCGCTGAACAAGCCGAAGGGCGTCGTCTCCACGATGCACGACCCGGAGGGCCGCCCCAGCGTCGCCCAGTACGTCCAGGACCGTACGGAGCGGCTCTTCCACGTGGGCCGGCTCGACGCCGACAGCGAGGGCCTGCTCCTGCTCACGAACGACGGCGACCTGGCGAACCGCCTGTCGCACCCGTCGCACGGCGTGCCCAAGACCTACCTGGTGGAGCTCGAGGGCCGCGTGACGGCCGCGCTGGGCAACCGCATGCGGGCGGGCATCGAGCTCGAGGACGGCACCGTCACGGTCGACGACTTCAAGGTCGTCCAGACCACGCCGCAGGCGAGCCTCGTCGAGGTCGTCCTGCACGAGGGCCGCAACCGCGTGGTCCGGCGCATGTTCGACGAGGTCGGCCACCCCGTGACCCGCCTCGTGCGCACCAAGATCGGACCCATCCGCCTGGGCGACCTGCGCCCCGGGCGCACGCGCGTGCTCTCGCGCACGGAGGTGGGGTCGCTCATGACGTCGGTGGGCATGTGA
- the tkt gene encoding transketolase: protein MNAKAPLASTVGWSALDLRAVDTVRVLAADAVEKVGNGHPGTAISLAPVAYLLYHDVMRHDPTDPHWLGRDRFVLSAGHSSLTQYIQLYLGGFGLELEDLAALRTWGSKTPGHPEFRHTSGVEITTGPLGQGLASAVGFAMAARRERGLLDPDAAPGESPFDHHVYVIASDGDLQEGVTSEASSLAGTQELGNLVVLWDDNHISIEGDTEIAFTEDVAARYEAYGWHVQSVDWTAGGEYREDVDALHAAIEAAKAVTDKPSFIRVRTLIAWPTPGKTDDHSSHGSKLGGDAVRGLKELLGFDPEKSFDVAPEVIAHTRALADRAAQERAVWQEKFDAWASANPERKALLDRLRADELPEGWADVLPTFPAGKAVATRAASGEVLAALAPVLPELWGGSADLAGSNNTTMKGEPSFLPAKRSTHEFAGDQYGRTLHFGIREHAMGAILSGIRLHGLTRPYGGTFFTFSDYMRGAVRLAALMGVNVTYVWTHDSIGLGEDGPTHQPVEHLTAVRAIPGLAVVRPADANETAQAWKAALERTDGPAALVLTRQNVPTFPRGEQGFGPAEGVARGAYVLLDASTGTPNVVLIATGSEVQIAVEARTVLEEAGVATRVVSAPCLEWFAEQDDEYRESVLPSSVRARVSVEAGIAMSWYKIVGDAGRSVSLEHYGASAEYQTLYREFGLTSEAVVAAAHESLAAARGDQGPADTSGASNQSGTGDLPA, encoded by the coding sequence GTGAACGCGAAGGCTCCCCTGGCCTCGACCGTGGGCTGGTCCGCCCTGGACCTGCGGGCGGTGGACACCGTCCGGGTCCTCGCCGCGGACGCGGTGGAGAAGGTCGGCAACGGACACCCGGGCACGGCGATCAGCCTCGCCCCGGTGGCCTACCTGCTCTACCACGACGTCATGCGGCACGACCCGACCGACCCGCACTGGCTCGGTCGCGACAGGTTCGTCCTGTCCGCCGGGCACTCCAGCCTGACGCAGTACATCCAGCTGTACCTGGGTGGCTTCGGGCTCGAGCTCGAGGACCTCGCCGCCCTGCGCACGTGGGGCTCGAAGACCCCCGGCCACCCCGAGTTCCGCCACACCAGCGGCGTCGAGATCACCACCGGACCGCTCGGCCAGGGCCTCGCCTCGGCCGTCGGGTTCGCCATGGCGGCCCGTCGCGAGCGCGGCCTGCTCGACCCCGACGCGGCACCGGGCGAGAGCCCGTTCGACCACCACGTCTACGTCATCGCCTCCGACGGCGACCTGCAGGAGGGCGTGACGAGCGAGGCGAGCTCGCTCGCCGGCACGCAGGAGCTCGGCAACCTCGTCGTCCTGTGGGACGACAACCACATCTCGATCGAGGGCGACACCGAGATCGCCTTCACCGAGGACGTCGCCGCGCGCTACGAGGCGTACGGCTGGCACGTGCAGTCCGTGGACTGGACGGCCGGCGGCGAGTACCGCGAGGACGTCGACGCGCTGCACGCGGCGATCGAGGCCGCGAAGGCCGTCACGGACAAGCCCTCGTTCATCCGCGTGCGCACGCTCATCGCGTGGCCGACGCCGGGCAAGACCGACGACCACTCCTCGCACGGCTCGAAGCTCGGCGGCGACGCCGTGCGCGGCCTGAAGGAGCTGCTCGGCTTCGACCCGGAGAAGTCGTTCGACGTCGCCCCCGAGGTGATCGCCCACACGCGGGCCCTCGCCGACCGGGCCGCGCAGGAGCGCGCCGTCTGGCAGGAGAAGTTCGACGCGTGGGCGTCGGCCAACCCGGAGCGCAAGGCGCTGCTCGACCGGCTGCGCGCCGACGAGCTCCCCGAGGGCTGGGCCGACGTGCTGCCGACCTTCCCGGCCGGCAAGGCCGTCGCGACCCGCGCGGCGTCGGGCGAGGTGCTCGCCGCGCTCGCGCCCGTGCTGCCCGAGCTGTGGGGCGGCTCGGCCGACCTCGCGGGCTCCAACAACACGACGATGAAGGGCGAGCCGTCCTTCCTCCCCGCCAAGCGCTCGACGCACGAGTTCGCGGGCGACCAGTACGGCCGCACGCTGCACTTCGGCATCCGCGAGCACGCGATGGGGGCGATCCTGTCGGGCATCCGCCTGCACGGCCTGACGCGGCCCTACGGCGGCACGTTCTTCACGTTCTCGGACTACATGCGCGGCGCCGTGCGCCTCGCGGCGCTCATGGGCGTCAACGTCACCTACGTGTGGACGCACGACTCCATCGGCCTCGGTGAGGACGGCCCGACGCACCAGCCCGTCGAGCACCTCACCGCCGTGCGCGCGATCCCGGGCCTCGCCGTCGTGCGCCCCGCCGACGCGAACGAGACGGCACAGGCGTGGAAGGCCGCGCTCGAGCGCACGGACGGCCCCGCGGCGCTCGTGCTCACGCGGCAGAACGTCCCGACGTTCCCGCGTGGCGAGCAGGGCTTCGGCCCCGCTGAGGGCGTCGCCCGCGGTGCGTACGTGCTGCTGGACGCGTCCACCGGCACGCCCAACGTGGTGCTGATCGCCACGGGCTCCGAGGTGCAGATCGCCGTCGAGGCGCGCACCGTGCTCGAGGAGGCCGGCGTCGCCACGCGCGTCGTCTCGGCCCCCTGCCTGGAGTGGTTCGCCGAGCAGGACGACGAGTACCGCGAGTCGGTCCTGCCGTCGTCCGTGCGCGCGCGCGTCTCCGTCGAGGCGGGCATCGCGATGTCGTGGTACAAGATCGTCGGCGACGCCGGCCGGTCCGTCTCGCTCGAGCACTACGGCGCGTCGGCGGAATACCAGACCCTGTACCGCGAGTTCGGGCTGACGTCCGAGGCGGTCGTCGCGGCGGCCCACGAGTCGCTCGCCGCCGCTCGCGGCGACCAGGGCCCGGCCGACACCTCCGGGGCGTCGAACCAGTCCGGCACGGGCGACCTGCCCGCCTGA
- a CDS encoding segregation and condensation protein A has protein sequence MATPPDGAAVTDQGAPDGATTADAPGRAPGGAAPAGTHGFEVHLDVFSGPFDLLLGLIAKHKLDITEIALAQVTDEFIAHIRTGERAAAAGGRDWDLSQASEFLVVAATLLDLKAARLLPSAQVEDAEDLELLEARDLLFARLLQYRAYKVVAADLATRLDAEARRYGRSVQLEPQLAALLPELVWQMGPERLAELAARALAPRPAPPGVDLSHLHAPAVSVREQAAVLVDRLRHQGATTFRTLTADAGEPVVVVVRFLALLELFREGVVAFDQVAPLGELTVRWTGSAEGDVAVSDDFDRTAGEVPDDAPAAAVTEADVAAIAGAARGDEEDG, from the coding sequence GTGGCGACGCCGCCTGACGGCGCGGCCGTCACCGACCAGGGGGCGCCGGACGGCGCGACGACCGCCGACGCACCGGGTAGGGCGCCGGGTGGCGCCGCGCCCGCCGGCACGCACGGCTTCGAGGTGCACCTCGACGTCTTCAGCGGACCGTTCGACCTGCTGCTGGGGCTGATCGCCAAGCACAAGCTCGACATCACGGAGATCGCCCTCGCGCAGGTCACGGACGAGTTCATCGCCCACATCCGGACGGGAGAGCGGGCGGCGGCCGCGGGTGGGCGGGACTGGGACCTGTCGCAGGCGAGCGAGTTCCTCGTGGTCGCGGCGACCCTCCTGGACCTCAAGGCGGCGCGGCTGCTGCCGTCCGCCCAGGTCGAGGACGCCGAGGACCTCGAGCTGCTCGAGGCCCGCGACCTGCTGTTCGCACGGCTGCTGCAGTACCGGGCGTACAAGGTGGTCGCCGCGGACCTCGCCACGCGGCTGGACGCGGAGGCGCGCCGGTACGGGCGGTCGGTGCAGCTGGAGCCGCAGCTCGCCGCGCTGCTGCCCGAGCTCGTGTGGCAGATGGGCCCCGAGCGGCTCGCCGAGCTGGCGGCCCGGGCGCTCGCGCCCCGGCCGGCACCACCGGGCGTCGACCTCAGCCACCTGCACGCGCCGGCGGTCAGCGTCCGCGAGCAGGCGGCCGTGCTGGTCGACCGCCTGCGGCACCAGGGTGCGACGACGTTCCGCACGCTCACCGCCGACGCCGGCGAGCCGGTCGTCGTGGTCGTGCGGTTCCTCGCGCTGCTGGAGCTGTTCCGCGAGGGAGTGGTGGCGTTCGACCAGGTCGCGCCGCTCGGCGAGCTCACGGTGCGGTGGACGGGGAGCGCGGAGGGTGACGTCGCGGTGTCGGACGACTTCGACCGGACCGCGGGGGAGGTGCCCGACGACGCGCCCGCGGCGGCGGTGACCGAGGCGGACGTGGCGGCGATCGCGGGCGCGGCGCGCGGCGACGAGGAGGACGGATGA
- a CDS encoding site-specific tyrosine recombinase XerD, translated as MAGDALSAALEGYLAHLTVERGLAPHTLAAYRRDLTRYVEHLRSAGRATPGEITERDVEDYVLVLRTGSDGRAVLSPASAARSVVALRGWHRFLALDGLAPTDAAAQVRPPAQPKRLPKAISVEAVGRLIDAAGIGDGPVPLRDRALLELVYSTGARISEAVGLDVDDLELAPDRAAVRLLGKGSKERVVPVGSFAAEAVEAYLVRARPALAAGGRGTAAVFLNTRGARLSRQSAWAVLRTAAERAGLDGAEHVSPHTLRHSFATHLLAGGADVRVVQELLGHASVTTTQVYTLVTPDTLREVYAASHPRAR; from the coding sequence GTGGCCGGCGACGCGCTGAGCGCGGCCCTCGAGGGCTACCTGGCGCACCTGACGGTCGAGCGCGGCCTCGCGCCGCACACGCTCGCCGCGTACCGGCGCGACCTGACGCGGTACGTCGAGCACCTCCGGTCGGCCGGACGCGCGACGCCCGGTGAGATCACCGAGCGCGACGTCGAGGACTACGTGCTCGTGCTCCGCACCGGCTCCGACGGGCGCGCGGTGCTGTCGCCCGCGTCGGCCGCCCGCAGCGTGGTCGCCCTGCGCGGGTGGCACCGGTTCCTCGCCCTGGACGGCCTCGCCCCGACCGACGCCGCGGCGCAGGTGCGCCCGCCCGCGCAGCCCAAGCGGCTGCCGAAGGCCATCTCCGTCGAGGCGGTCGGCCGGCTGATCGACGCCGCCGGCATCGGCGACGGACCGGTCCCGCTGCGCGACCGCGCGCTGCTCGAGCTCGTCTACTCCACGGGCGCCCGGATCTCCGAGGCGGTCGGCCTCGACGTCGACGACCTCGAGCTGGCGCCCGACCGCGCGGCCGTGCGCCTGCTGGGCAAGGGGTCCAAGGAGCGCGTCGTGCCGGTCGGCTCGTTCGCCGCCGAGGCGGTCGAGGCGTACCTGGTGCGCGCCCGGCCCGCGCTCGCCGCCGGTGGCCGCGGGACCGCAGCCGTCTTCCTCAACACGCGCGGCGCGCGCCTGAGCCGTCAGTCGGCGTGGGCGGTGCTCCGCACGGCCGCCGAGCGCGCCGGCCTCGACGGTGCCGAGCACGTGTCGCCCCACACGCTGCGCCACTCGTTCGCGACGCACCTGCTGGCGGGCGGCGCGGACGTGCGCGTCGTGCAGGAGCTGCTGGGGCACGCGTCCGTGACGACGACGCAGGTCTACACGCTCGTGACGCCGGACACGCTGCGGGAGGTCTACGCGGCGAGCCACCCGCGCGCGCGGTGA